The proteins below come from a single Aptenodytes patagonicus chromosome 2, bAptPat1.pri.cur, whole genome shotgun sequence genomic window:
- the FAM210A gene encoding protein FAM210A, whose amino-acid sequence MQRSLLHTASQLAHGTCLVFPRTSIFQCLKGQSVLSNVGCKVVLALDPPKRCLHAGAARFASKKSAFSSQPADAPHKVPEERNPLTSATDTPKQSPVESDSSDPDPLQDKSISLVQRFKKTFKQYGKVMIPVHLLTSTVWFGSFYYAAMKGVNVVPFLELIGLPDSIVNILKNSQSGNALTAYALYKIATPARYTVTLGGTSITVKYLRKNGYMSTPPPVKEYLQDRMEETKDKITEKMEETKDKITEKIQETKDKVSFKKIKD is encoded by the exons ATGCAACGGAGTCTATTACATACTGCATCTCAGCTGGCGCATGGGACATGTTTGGTTTTTCCTCGCACTAGTATCTTTCAGTGCTTAAAAGGGCAATCAGTGTTGTCTAATGTTGGATGCAAAGTGGTTCTGGCACTGGACCCTCCTAAACGATGTCTTCATGCAGGTGCAGCACGCTTTGCCTCAAAGAAAAGTGCTTTTTCATCACAGCCAGCAGACGCTCCTCACAAAGTACCAGAAGAGAGAAATCCTTTGACTTCGGCCACTGATACGCCCAAGCAGAGCCCTGTAGAGTCAGATTCTTCAGATCCTGATCCATTACAAGACAAATCAATTAGTCTCGTTCAGAGATTCAAAAAAACTTTTAAACAGTATGGAAAAGTCATGATTCCAGTGCATCTTCTGACTTCCACTGTGTGGTTTGGATCCTTTTACTATGCAGCCATGAA agGAGTGAATGTTGTTCCATTCCTAGAGTTGATTGGCTTACCAGACAGCATAGTAAACATCCTGAAAAATTCCCAGAGTGGAAATGCACTAACTGCATATGCATTGTATAAA ATTGCAACTCCTGCCAGATACACTGTGACTTTGGGAGGAACGTCCATCACTGTTAAATATTTACGTAAGAATGGCTACATGTCCACACCACCACCAGTAAAGGAATATCTACAAGATAGGATGGAGGAAACAAAGGATAAaattacagagaagatggaggaaaCAAAGGATAAAATTACAGAGAAGATACAAGAAACCAAAgataaagtttcatttaaaaaaataaaggactaG